One genomic window of Pseudomonas chlororaphis subsp. piscium includes the following:
- a CDS encoding DUF1780 domain-containing protein, protein MDDSDYLRLLTIQAEQANAFLSNARKWERERWVCQRLLQGLNIPYRADEFTPAGQEPPDVLFREACFEVFFVLDEGRRLNDEWRDELQRRRSAFSLSQLVRREAKPKRIPANELLLRLAPTLRKKAHNYKERGMDLGELDIIAFASLKREVLDLNSHFPPPTEYLRQGWRSLSLVGPTFARVLFAHPDAPDFLRGNLGRSILFDVGISL, encoded by the coding sequence ATGGATGACTCAGATTACCTGCGCCTGCTCACTATTCAGGCCGAACAAGCCAATGCGTTCCTGTCCAATGCGCGCAAATGGGAGCGTGAGCGTTGGGTCTGCCAACGCCTGCTGCAAGGCTTGAACATCCCCTACCGTGCCGACGAGTTCACGCCCGCTGGGCAGGAACCGCCGGACGTACTGTTTCGCGAAGCCTGTTTCGAGGTGTTCTTCGTGCTGGACGAAGGCCGCCGCCTCAACGACGAATGGCGCGACGAATTGCAACGGCGCCGCAGTGCCTTCTCCCTCAGCCAACTGGTGCGGCGCGAGGCCAAGCCCAAGCGCATTCCGGCCAACGAACTGTTGCTCAGGCTGGCCCCGACCCTGCGCAAGAAAGCCCACAACTACAAAGAACGTGGCATGGACCTGGGGGAGCTGGACATCATCGCCTTCGCCAGCCTCAAGCGCGAAGTGCTCGACCTCAACAGCCACTTCCCGCCACCGACCGAGTATCTGCGCCAGGGCTGGCGCTCGTTGTCGCTGGTCGGGCCGACCTTCGCCCGCGTGCTGTTCGCCCATCCCGACGCGCCGGACTTCCTGCGCGGCAACCTGGGGCGCAGCATCCTCTTCGACGTCGGTATCAGCCTGTAG
- a CDS encoding DUF3094 family protein, with amino-acid sequence MTSRLNPDDQRHVEEYLQLAQHRVERRPFRPWMLLVIVVTITIGLGLLSRLISYLTL; translated from the coding sequence ATGACCAGCCGCCTGAACCCCGACGACCAACGCCATGTCGAAGAATACCTGCAACTGGCCCAGCACCGAGTCGAGCGCCGGCCCTTCCGGCCGTGGATGCTCCTCGTGATAGTCGTGACCATCACCATTGGCCTGGGCTTGCTGAGCCGACTTATCAGTTACCTGACGCTATGA
- a CDS encoding NAD(P)/FAD-dependent oxidoreductase: protein MTHRIVIVGGGAGGLELATRLGKTLGKRGTASVMLVDANLTHIWKPLLHEVAAGSLNSSEDELNYVAQAKWNHFEFQLGRMSGLDRQQKKIQLAATYDENGLELLPARELGYDTLVIAVGSTTNDFGTQGAAQHCLFLDTRKQAERFHQQLLNHYLRAHAGQTDVVEQISVAIVGAGATGVELAAELHNAAHELAAYGLDRIKPENMHITLIEAGPRVLPALPERIGGPVHKTLEKLGVKVMTNAAVSEVTADSLITADGQVIAASLKVWAAGIRAPGFLKDIDGLETNRINQLQVLPTLQTTRDENIFAFGDCAACPQPGTDRNVPPRAQAAHQQASLLTKSLKLRIEGKALPEYKYTDYGSLISLSRFSAVGNLMGNLTGSVMLEGWLARMFYVSLYRMHQMALYGPFRTAMLMLGSRIGRGTEPRLKLH, encoded by the coding sequence ATGACTCATCGTATTGTCATCGTTGGCGGCGGCGCCGGCGGTCTGGAGTTGGCTACCCGTCTGGGTAAGACTCTGGGCAAGCGCGGTACCGCCAGTGTGATGCTGGTCGACGCGAACCTGACCCACATCTGGAAGCCCCTGCTGCATGAAGTGGCTGCCGGCTCGCTGAACTCTTCCGAAGACGAACTCAACTATGTCGCCCAAGCCAAATGGAACCACTTCGAGTTCCAGCTGGGCCGCATGAGCGGGCTCGACCGTCAGCAGAAGAAAATCCAGCTGGCCGCCACCTACGACGAAAACGGCCTGGAGCTGCTGCCGGCCCGCGAGCTGGGGTATGACACCCTGGTGATCGCCGTGGGCAGCACCACCAACGACTTCGGCACCCAGGGCGCCGCCCAGCACTGCCTGTTCCTCGACACGCGCAAGCAGGCCGAGCGCTTCCATCAGCAACTGCTCAACCACTACCTGCGCGCCCACGCCGGGCAGACCGATGTGGTCGAGCAGATCAGCGTGGCTATCGTCGGTGCCGGCGCCACGGGCGTCGAACTGGCCGCCGAGCTGCACAACGCCGCCCATGAGCTGGCGGCTTACGGCCTGGACCGGATCAAACCGGAAAACATGCACATCACCCTGATCGAGGCCGGGCCACGGGTACTGCCAGCCCTGCCGGAGCGGATTGGTGGGCCGGTACACAAGACTCTGGAAAAACTCGGGGTCAAGGTGATGACCAATGCCGCGGTCAGCGAGGTGACCGCCGACAGCCTGATCACCGCCGATGGCCAGGTAATTGCCGCCAGCCTGAAAGTCTGGGCCGCCGGGATTCGCGCACCGGGTTTCCTCAAGGACATCGACGGCCTGGAAACCAACCGCATCAACCAGCTGCAAGTCTTGCCGACCCTGCAGACCACCCGCGACGAGAATATCTTCGCCTTTGGCGACTGCGCCGCCTGTCCGCAACCGGGCACCGATCGCAACGTTCCGCCGCGGGCCCAGGCGGCTCACCAGCAGGCATCGCTGCTGACCAAGTCGCTGAAACTGCGCATCGAAGGCAAGGCCCTGCCGGAGTACAAATACACCGACTACGGTTCGCTGATTTCGCTGTCGCGTTTTTCCGCCGTGGGCAACCTGATGGGCAACCTGACCGGCAGCGTGATGCTCGAAGGCTGGCTGGCGCGGATGTTCTATGTGTCGCTGTACCGCATGCACCAGATGGCGCTCTACGGCCCGTTCCGCACCGCCATGCTGATGCTCGGCAGCCGGATCGGCCGCGGCACCGAGCCACGCCTCAAGCTGCACTGA
- a CDS encoding fimbrial protein — protein sequence MSKLLKSIISMAIAGAVSTSALAADGTINFTGDIVAASCKIDGGSGTNVGGEKGKQNIDVNLGKVSSDSLAGSAEGGIVGGKGINLNLDCGGTAEGLKSVKLQFDPMSGSGIDSKNVSLLKVTGGAEGVGIGLYNSSNKLVNLGANETIDGALVANKEGETTTYTANLNLRAGYVANGSPIKAGPANGTLPFTLTYE from the coding sequence ATGTCCAAACTTCTCAAAAGCATCATCTCCATGGCTATCGCTGGCGCGGTCAGCACTTCCGCTCTCGCGGCAGATGGCACTATCAACTTCACCGGTGACATCGTCGCCGCCTCCTGCAAAATCGACGGCGGTTCCGGCACCAACGTTGGTGGTGAAAAGGGCAAGCAGAACATCGACGTCAACCTCGGCAAGGTCAGCAGCGACTCGCTCGCTGGCTCCGCAGAAGGCGGCATCGTCGGCGGTAAGGGCATCAACCTGAACCTGGATTGCGGCGGCACCGCAGAGGGCCTGAAGTCCGTCAAGCTGCAGTTCGACCCGATGAGTGGCTCCGGCATCGACAGCAAGAACGTCTCGCTGCTGAAAGTCACCGGTGGCGCAGAAGGCGTGGGTATCGGTCTTTACAACAGCAGCAACAAGCTGGTGAACCTCGGCGCGAACGAAACCATCGATGGCGCACTGGTAGCAAACAAAGAAGGTGAAACCACCACCTACACCGCCAACCTGAACCTGCGTGCAGGTTATGTGGCGAACGGCTCGCCGATCAAAGCAGGTCCTGCGAACGGCACCCTGCCGTTTACCTTGACTTACGAGTAA
- a CDS encoding fimbrial biogenesis chaperone — protein MKASLLTRLALASAMTLFASMASAGITLDGTRVIFAAPAKETSVVVRNQGSNDIMVQSWVEPDTNGPATDVPFAITPPLVRLGGNKQQILRILYQGQGLPTDKESVFWLAVQEIPQKAKDENTLQIAIRQRVKLFYRPANLPDTAANAAKSLQWKLVEQNGKAALSVTNPSAYHVSFSGSTVTLRNGKDKGTATAEMLAPGATRTVEIKGSAGMRSGATTVEFDSINDYGGLDRVTSKLSN, from the coding sequence ATGAAAGCCTCACTATTGACACGTCTTGCGCTCGCCAGCGCGATGACGCTTTTTGCGTCGATGGCCAGTGCCGGCATTACGCTGGATGGCACACGCGTCATCTTCGCTGCGCCAGCCAAGGAAACGTCCGTCGTCGTCAGGAACCAAGGCTCGAATGACATCATGGTCCAGTCCTGGGTCGAGCCAGACACCAACGGGCCCGCGACCGACGTACCGTTCGCCATTACCCCTCCCCTGGTTCGCCTTGGAGGCAACAAGCAGCAGATCCTGCGCATCCTCTATCAAGGCCAGGGGCTGCCTACCGACAAGGAATCCGTGTTCTGGCTGGCCGTGCAGGAGATTCCGCAAAAAGCCAAGGACGAGAACACTCTGCAGATCGCCATACGGCAGCGCGTGAAACTGTTCTACCGCCCGGCCAACCTGCCGGACACCGCGGCGAATGCAGCCAAGAGCCTGCAATGGAAGCTGGTGGAACAAAACGGCAAAGCCGCGCTTTCCGTGACCAACCCTTCCGCGTACCACGTGTCCTTTTCTGGTAGCACCGTGACGCTGCGCAATGGCAAGGACAAGGGCACCGCCACCGCAGAAATGCTGGCACCAGGAGCAACACGCACCGTCGAGATCAAAGGCTCGGCTGGCATGAGGTCCGGAGCCACAACAGTGGAATTCGACAGCATCAACGATTACGGCGGGCTGGACCGAGTCACCAGCAAACTTTCCAACTAA
- a CDS encoding fimbria/pilus outer membrane usher protein, protein MPILQRELSFRIARRACATCLMALGLASKLSAAEAEFADSFLKMEGTPVDLKFFEKGSAVPPGTYSVDLYLNNVLIKRQEITFAADASGQVKPAISLGLLKELGLNAGKAQQDGLIAADAKDEQPFDVSAQIAGAAVDFDVTNLALQFSIPQAYVQRYSRGYVDPSVWDDGITAFYSDYQANFNRNTNQGRKSDYHNLNLRNGFNIAGWRFRNESALTGGTGTKSEFKSNRTYLERDVRRLKGKLSLGELYTPGEIFDSVRFRGAQIASDLGMLPDNEIGYAPVIRGIAESNATVEVRQNGYVIYSASVPPGAFEFTDIYPSGSNGDLQIKIIEADGRVREYQQSYAYQPVMTRRGNLRYSVTAGEYRSNDQPSPSFTQGTAVYGVTDNLTGYGGALLAQDYRAVNIGAGVNSSLGGISFDVTSSESKTQNGRSNKGHSARFLYSKTLNATDTTFTMAGYRYSTEGYRSFSQHVDDLMYQDRAGFSAQKSRINLRVNQSLSQRGSLYLSMDETNYWNQQGRTRNWQFGYGSSIASVSYNLAVSRTQSDPMNGGSDTQLTASISLPLGGRSSSHRLSSNAISSSKGDSSLQSNVSGYLDDQATLSYSAQAGHSKRNGSTAGAGLDWDTPVAKLRGGYSQGRDDKHIDLGASGSLLVHSGGITLGQPLGETFGLLEVPDVDGVGVSGWNGVRTNGKGYAVVPYMQPYRYNWVNLDTQTLGTDTEINETSKVLVPTRGAIVKTTYAAQTGRRLQFVLRAEQGSTIPFGAQGYDEEGKPLGMVDNLSRLLVFGVADKGRLEIRWAEGSCTVDYTLPAANKELAYERVDGLCRAL, encoded by the coding sequence ATGCCCATTCTTCAGAGAGAGCTCAGCTTCAGGATCGCCCGACGGGCGTGCGCGACCTGCCTCATGGCACTGGGGCTGGCCTCGAAGCTGTCCGCCGCAGAGGCCGAGTTCGCCGACTCCTTTCTGAAAATGGAGGGCACTCCGGTGGACCTCAAGTTTTTTGAGAAAGGCAGTGCAGTTCCGCCAGGCACCTACAGCGTTGACCTCTACCTGAACAACGTGCTGATCAAGCGCCAGGAAATCACCTTCGCCGCCGATGCCTCCGGACAGGTCAAACCCGCCATCTCGCTCGGGCTGCTCAAAGAGCTTGGACTCAACGCGGGCAAAGCCCAGCAGGATGGACTCATCGCCGCGGACGCCAAGGATGAGCAGCCGTTCGACGTCAGCGCCCAGATCGCCGGCGCCGCGGTGGACTTCGACGTCACCAACCTGGCATTGCAGTTCAGCATTCCGCAGGCATACGTCCAGCGTTATTCCCGCGGTTACGTCGACCCATCGGTTTGGGACGACGGCATCACGGCCTTCTACAGCGACTACCAGGCCAACTTCAACCGCAATACCAACCAGGGCAGGAAGAGCGACTACCACAACCTGAACCTGCGCAACGGTTTCAATATCGCCGGCTGGCGCTTTCGCAACGAATCCGCCTTGACCGGCGGTACCGGTACAAAAAGCGAGTTCAAGAGCAACCGCACCTATCTGGAGCGCGATGTCCGGCGCCTGAAAGGCAAGCTTTCCCTGGGCGAGCTGTACACCCCAGGCGAGATCTTCGACAGCGTGCGTTTTCGCGGTGCACAGATCGCTTCGGACCTCGGTATGCTGCCTGACAACGAGATCGGCTACGCGCCCGTGATCCGTGGCATCGCTGAATCCAATGCCACTGTAGAAGTACGGCAAAACGGCTACGTGATCTATTCCGCGTCGGTGCCGCCTGGCGCCTTCGAGTTCACTGACATCTATCCCAGCGGTTCCAACGGTGACCTGCAGATCAAGATCATCGAAGCAGATGGCCGGGTACGCGAATATCAGCAGTCCTATGCCTACCAGCCGGTCATGACCCGGCGCGGCAACCTTCGCTACAGCGTCACCGCCGGTGAATATCGCTCCAACGACCAACCGTCGCCGTCGTTCACCCAGGGCACAGCCGTCTACGGTGTGACCGATAACCTCACCGGTTATGGCGGCGCGCTGCTCGCGCAAGACTATCGCGCCGTCAACATTGGTGCGGGCGTGAACTCCAGCCTCGGCGGTATTTCTTTCGACGTCACCAGCAGTGAATCGAAGACCCAGAACGGCAGGAGCAACAAGGGTCACAGTGCGCGCTTCCTGTACTCCAAGACGCTGAACGCCACCGATACCACCTTCACCATGGCCGGCTACCGCTATTCCACCGAAGGCTATCGCAGCTTCAGCCAGCACGTGGACGACCTCATGTATCAGGACCGTGCCGGCTTCAGCGCCCAAAAGAGCCGAATCAACCTCCGGGTGAACCAGAGCCTGTCACAACGAGGCTCGTTGTACCTCAGCATGGATGAAACCAACTACTGGAATCAGCAGGGCCGTACGCGTAACTGGCAATTTGGTTATGGCAGCAGCATTGCCAGCGTCAGCTACAACCTGGCGGTGTCACGCACCCAGAGCGACCCCATGAACGGTGGTTCGGATACACAACTTACCGCCAGCATCAGCCTGCCGCTGGGAGGGAGAAGCAGTTCTCACCGCCTCTCCAGCAACGCCATCAGCTCGAGCAAGGGCGACTCCTCGCTGCAGTCGAACGTGTCCGGCTACCTGGACGACCAGGCCACCCTCAGCTACTCGGCACAGGCCGGCCACAGCAAAAGAAACGGCAGTACAGCCGGCGCCGGCCTGGACTGGGATACCCCCGTCGCCAAGCTGCGTGGTGGCTACAGCCAGGGTCGCGATGACAAGCATATCGACCTGGGTGCTTCTGGTTCCCTGCTGGTGCATAGCGGTGGAATCACCCTTGGCCAGCCACTTGGCGAGACCTTCGGCCTACTGGAAGTTCCAGATGTCGATGGCGTCGGGGTATCCGGCTGGAACGGCGTACGCACCAATGGTAAGGGTTACGCGGTGGTGCCCTATATGCAGCCTTATCGCTACAACTGGGTGAACCTGGACACCCAGACCCTGGGGACCGATACCGAGATCAACGAAACCTCCAAGGTGCTGGTGCCGACCCGTGGCGCCATCGTCAAGACAACTTACGCCGCACAGACCGGTCGCCGCCTGCAGTTCGTCCTGCGCGCGGAGCAAGGCAGCACCATCCCCTTCGGCGCCCAAGGGTACGACGAGGAAGGCAAGCCCCTGGGTATGGTCGACAACCTGTCGCGCCTGCTGGTCTTCGGCGTTGCCGACAAGGGCCGACTGGAGATTCGCTGGGCCGAGGGCTCCTGCACAGTGGACTACACACTACCGGCAGCAAACAAGGAATTGGCTTACGAACGCGTGGATGGCCTTTGCCGGGCTTTGTGA
- the clpB gene encoding ATP-dependent chaperone ClpB, which translates to MRIDRLTSKLQLALSDSQSLAVGLDHPAIEPAHLMQALLEQQGGSIKPLLMQVGFDVNSLRKELSKELDHLPKIQNPTGDVNMSQDLARLLNQADRLAQQKGDQFISSELVLLAAMDENSKLGKLLLGQGVSKKALENAINNLRGGEAVNDANVEESRQALDKYTVDLTKRAEDGKLDPVIGRDDEIRRTIQVLQRRTKNNPVLIGEPGVGKTAIAEGLAQRIINGEVPDGLKGKRLLSLDMGALIAGAKYRGEFEERLKSLLNELSKQEGQIILFIDELHTMVGAGKGEGSMDAGNMLKPALARGELHCVGATTLNEYRQYIEKDAALERRFQKVLVDEPSEEDTIAILRGLKERYEVHHKVAITDGAIIAAAKLSHRYITDRQLPDKAIDLIDEAASRIRMEIDSKPEVLDRLERRLIQLKVESQALKKEDDEAAIKRLEKLQEEITRLEREYADLEEVWASEKAEVQGSAQIQQKIEQSRQELEAARRKGDLNRMAELQYGVIPDLERSLQMVDQHGQSENQLLRSKVTEEEIAEVVSKWTGIPVSKMLEGERDKLLKMESLLHQRVIGQNEAVVAVANAVRRSRAGLSDPNRPSGSFMFLGPTGVGKTELCKALAEFLFDTEEAMVRIDMSEFMEKHSVARLIGAPPGYVGYEEGGYLTEAVRRKPYSVILLDEVEKAHPDVFNILLQVLEDGRLTDSHGRTVDFRNTVIVMTSNLGSAQIQELVGDREAQRAAVMDAVSTHFRPEFINRIDEVVIFEPLARDQIAGITEIQLGRLRGRLAERELKLELSGEALDKLIAVGYDPVYGARPLKRAIQRWIENPLAQLILSGSFLPGATVTAKVENDEIVFA; encoded by the coding sequence ATGCGTATAGACCGATTAACCAGCAAGCTGCAGCTGGCATTATCCGACTCTCAATCCCTGGCGGTCGGCCTCGATCATCCGGCCATCGAGCCTGCACACTTGATGCAGGCCCTGCTCGAACAGCAGGGCGGTTCGATCAAGCCGCTACTGATGCAAGTGGGCTTCGACGTGAACAGCCTGCGCAAGGAGTTGAGCAAAGAGCTCGATCACTTGCCAAAAATCCAGAACCCCACCGGCGACGTGAATATGTCGCAGGATCTGGCGCGCCTGCTGAACCAGGCCGATCGCCTGGCGCAACAGAAAGGCGACCAGTTCATCTCCAGCGAGCTGGTGCTGCTGGCGGCCATGGACGAAAACAGCAAGCTCGGCAAATTGCTGCTGGGCCAGGGTGTCAGCAAGAAAGCGCTGGAAAATGCGATCAATAACCTGCGTGGCGGCGAGGCGGTGAATGACGCCAACGTCGAGGAGTCGCGCCAGGCCCTGGATAAATACACCGTCGACCTGACCAAGCGCGCCGAAGACGGCAAGCTCGACCCGGTGATTGGCCGTGACGACGAAATCCGTCGGACCATCCAGGTGCTGCAGCGTCGGACCAAGAATAACCCGGTGCTGATCGGTGAGCCTGGCGTGGGTAAAACCGCGATTGCCGAAGGCCTGGCCCAGCGCATCATCAATGGCGAAGTGCCGGACGGCCTGAAAGGCAAGCGCCTGCTGTCCCTGGACATGGGCGCGCTGATCGCTGGTGCCAAGTACCGCGGCGAGTTCGAAGAACGCCTGAAATCCCTGCTCAACGAGCTGTCCAAGCAGGAAGGGCAGATCATTCTGTTCATCGACGAACTGCACACCATGGTCGGCGCCGGTAAGGGCGAAGGTTCGATGGATGCGGGCAACATGCTCAAGCCGGCCCTGGCCCGGGGCGAGCTGCATTGCGTCGGCGCCACCACGCTCAACGAGTACCGCCAATATATAGAGAAGGACGCAGCCCTCGAGCGGCGCTTCCAGAAAGTCCTAGTGGATGAGCCGAGCGAAGAAGACACCATCGCCATCCTGCGTGGCCTGAAGGAGCGTTATGAGGTGCACCACAAGGTGGCGATCACCGACGGCGCGATCATTGCCGCGGCCAAGCTCAGCCATCGCTACATTACCGACCGGCAGCTGCCGGACAAGGCGATCGACCTGATCGACGAAGCCGCCAGCCGTATCCGCATGGAGATCGACTCCAAGCCGGAGGTGCTGGACCGTCTGGAGCGGCGCCTGATTCAACTGAAGGTTGAATCCCAGGCCCTGAAGAAGGAAGACGACGAAGCGGCGATCAAGCGCCTGGAGAAACTCCAGGAAGAGATCACCCGCCTGGAGCGCGAATACGCCGATCTGGAAGAAGTCTGGGCCTCGGAGAAAGCCGAAGTGCAGGGTTCGGCGCAGATTCAGCAGAAAATCGAGCAGTCCCGTCAGGAACTGGAAGCCGCGCGCCGCAAGGGCGACCTGAACCGCATGGCCGAGTTGCAGTACGGGGTGATCCCGGACCTGGAACGCAGCCTGCAGATGGTCGACCAGCATGGCCAAAGCGAGAACCAGCTGTTGCGCAGCAAGGTGACCGAAGAGGAAATCGCCGAAGTCGTGTCCAAGTGGACCGGTATTCCGGTGTCGAAGATGCTCGAAGGCGAGCGTGACAAACTGCTGAAAATGGAAAGCCTGCTGCACCAGCGCGTCATCGGCCAGAACGAAGCCGTGGTGGCGGTGGCCAACGCCGTGCGGCGTTCCCGCGCCGGGTTGTCCGATCCGAACCGGCCAAGTGGCTCGTTCATGTTCCTCGGCCCGACTGGTGTGGGTAAAACCGAGCTGTGCAAGGCGCTGGCCGAATTCCTTTTCGATACCGAAGAGGCGATGGTGCGGATCGATATGTCCGAATTCATGGAGAAACATTCCGTGGCTCGGTTGATCGGCGCGCCTCCAGGCTACGTCGGCTACGAGGAGGGCGGTTACCTGACCGAGGCGGTGCGGCGTAAGCCTTATTCGGTGATCCTGCTGGACGAGGTCGAGAAGGCCCATCCAGACGTGTTCAACATTCTGCTGCAGGTGTTGGAAGACGGCCGCCTGACGGACAGTCATGGGCGTACCGTGGATTTCCGTAATACGGTGATCGTCATGACCTCCAATCTGGGTTCGGCGCAGATCCAGGAGCTGGTAGGGGATCGCGAAGCCCAGCGGGCGGCGGTGATGGATGCGGTGTCGACCCATTTCCGTCCGGAGTTCATCAACCGGATCGACGAAGTGGTGATCTTCGAGCCATTGGCCCGGGATCAGATCGCCGGCATCACCGAGATCCAGTTGGGTCGCCTGCGTGGCCGGCTGGCCGAGCGCGAGCTCAAGCTGGAGCTGAGTGGCGAGGCCTTGGACAAACTGATTGCCGTGGGTTACGACCCGGTCTATGGCGCGCGTCCGCTCAAGCGAGCGATCCAGCGCTGGATCGAGAACCCGCTGGCGCAGTTGATTCTGTCTGGCAGTTTCCTGCCGGGGGCCACTGTGACGGCCAAGGTGGAAAACGACGAAATCGTCTTCGCCTGA
- the pgeF gene encoding peptidoglycan editing factor PgeF gives MSDWLIPDWPAPAGVKACVTTRAGGVSLAPFDSLNLGDHVDDNPEAVAENRRRLTDRFSIEPAWLKQVHGIDVVEADPFVVATADASWTATPGIACSAMTADCLPALFCDRAGTRVAAAHAGWRGLAAGVLEATLDSLKVAPEDVLVWLGPAIGPQAFEVGPEVRDAFVRHLPQTDQAFVPSHNPGKLMADIYTLARLRLAAYGVTAVYGGGFCTVSDPRFYSYRRSSRTGRFASLIWLER, from the coding sequence ATGAGTGACTGGCTGATTCCTGACTGGCCCGCGCCGGCCGGGGTCAAAGCCTGCGTCACCACCCGTGCGGGCGGCGTCAGCCTGGCGCCGTTCGACAGCCTCAACCTGGGCGATCATGTCGATGACAACCCAGAGGCGGTGGCCGAAAACCGCCGTCGCCTGACCGATCGTTTCTCTATAGAGCCAGCCTGGCTGAAGCAGGTTCACGGCATTGATGTGGTCGAGGCGGATCCGTTCGTCGTCGCCACCGCCGATGCCAGCTGGACGGCCACGCCGGGCATCGCCTGTAGCGCCATGACCGCCGATTGCTTGCCGGCGCTGTTCTGCGACCGCGCCGGTACTCGTGTGGCAGCGGCCCATGCCGGCTGGCGCGGGTTGGCGGCCGGGGTGCTGGAGGCGACACTCGATAGCCTGAAGGTTGCGCCTGAGGATGTACTGGTCTGGCTGGGGCCGGCCATCGGTCCGCAAGCCTTCGAGGTCGGGCCGGAAGTCCGTGACGCGTTCGTCCGGCACCTGCCGCAAACCGATCAGGCCTTTGTGCCGAGCCACAATCCCGGCAAGCTCATGGCTGACATCTATACACTGGCCCGCCTGCGCCTGGCGGCATACGGCGTCACGGCCGTGTATGGCGGTGGTTTCTGCACTGTGAGCGATCCACGTTTCTATTCCTACCGCCGCAGCTCGCGTACCGGGCGCTTCGCTTCCCTGATCTGGCTGGAACGCTAG
- the rluD gene encoding 23S rRNA pseudouridine(1911/1915/1917) synthase RluD: protein MSDKIELRAEVPSELGGQRLDQVAAQLFAEHSRSRLSAWIKDGRLTVDGAVIRPRDIVHGGAVLELTAEQEAQGEWIAQDIELDIVYEDDDILVINKPAGLVVHPAAGHADGTLLNALLHHVPDIINVPRAGIVHRLDKDTTGLMVVAKTIQAQTQLVAQLQNRSVSRIYECIVIGVVTAGGKINAPIGRHGQQRQRMAVMEGGKQAVSHYRVLERFRSHTHVRVKLETGRTHQIRVHMAHINFPLVGDPAYGGRFRIPPAANPTMVESLKHFPRQALHARFLELDHPTTGERMSWESPLPEDFVWLLTLLKQDREAFVG, encoded by the coding sequence ATGTCCGATAAAATTGAACTTCGCGCAGAGGTGCCGTCCGAACTGGGCGGCCAACGCCTCGATCAAGTCGCCGCCCAATTATTCGCTGAGCACTCGCGCTCGCGCCTTTCCGCCTGGATCAAAGACGGCCGCCTGACTGTGGATGGAGCGGTTATCCGCCCGCGAGACATCGTCCATGGCGGCGCGGTTCTTGAGCTGACCGCCGAGCAGGAAGCTCAGGGAGAATGGATCGCTCAGGACATCGAGCTGGATATCGTCTATGAAGACGACGATATCCTGGTCATCAACAAGCCTGCCGGCCTGGTGGTCCACCCCGCCGCCGGTCACGCCGATGGCACGCTGCTCAACGCCCTGCTGCACCATGTCCCGGACATCATCAATGTGCCGCGCGCCGGCATCGTCCACCGCCTGGACAAGGACACCACCGGTCTGATGGTGGTGGCCAAGACCATTCAGGCGCAGACCCAGCTGGTTGCCCAGTTGCAGAACCGCAGCGTCAGCCGCATCTATGAATGCATCGTGATCGGCGTGGTCACCGCCGGTGGCAAGATCAATGCGCCGATCGGCCGGCATGGCCAGCAGCGCCAGCGCATGGCCGTGATGGAAGGTGGCAAGCAGGCCGTCAGCCATTACCGCGTGCTCGAGCGTTTCCGTTCCCACACCCATGTGCGGGTCAAGCTGGAAACCGGTCGTACCCACCAGATTCGCGTGCACATGGCGCACATCAACTTCCCGTTGGTCGGCGATCCGGCCTACGGCGGTCGCTTCCGCATTCCGCCGGCGGCGAACCCGACCATGGTCGAATCCCTGAAACACTTCCCGCGTCAGGCGCTGCATGCGCGTTTCCTGGAGCTGGATCATCCGACCACTGGTGAACGCATGAGCTGGGAATCGCCGCTGCCGGAAGACTTCGTCTGGCTGCTGACCCTGCTCAAGCAGGATCGCGAGGCCTTTGTCGGATGA